A single window of Nicotiana tomentosiformis chromosome 1, ASM39032v3, whole genome shotgun sequence DNA harbors:
- the LOC104091142 gene encoding 3-hydroxyisobutyryl-CoA hydrolase 1-like: MAHTSSIHGGTNQVLVEETSSVRTFILNRPKQLNALSHQMISRLLELFHASERDSNVKMIILKGNGRAFCAGGDVTAVVHNVRRGNWKLGADYFREEFTLNYVMATYSKPQVSILNGIIMGGGAGASVHGRFRVATEKSVFAMPETALGLFPDVGASYFYSRLPGFFGEYAGLTGARLDGAEMLACGLATHFVPSERLPLLEQALVKVNTSDPDVISAIISRFSHIPKLKDGSPYHKMKIIDRCFSRRTVEEIISALESEALNKNDDWVSSTIQSLKKASPTSLKISLRSIREGRLQGVGSCLIREYRMVCHVLMGEFSKDFFEGCRALLIDKDRNPKWEPSRLDLIRDDDVDRYFSKIEDEDWEDLKLPPRSNLPPYAIAKL; the protein is encoded by the exons ATGGCTCATACCTCTTCCATCCATGGCGGAACCAATCAG GTTTTGGTGGAGGAGACATCAAGCGTTAGAACATTCATATTAAATAGGCCTAAGCAGCTCAATGCTCTTTCTCATCAAATG ATATCTCGGCTGTTGGAACTTTTCCATGCTAGTGAAAGAGATTCTAATGTGAAGATGATAATATTGAAG GGAAATGGAAGGGCTTTCTGTGCTGGTGGTGATGTTACAGCTGTTGTTCATAATGTTCGCCGGG GTAACTGGAAACTGGGTGCTGATTATTTCCGTGAAGAGTTCACCCTTAACTATGTGATGGCAACATATAGCAAACCCCAG GTCTCCATCCTTAATGGAATTATCATGGGAGGTGGAGCTGGTGCTTCTGTACATGGTAGATTTCGAGTTGCAACAGAGAAGTCG GTTTTTGCTATGCCTGAAACAGCTTTGGGACTCTTTCCTGATGTAGGTGCCTCTTACTTTTATTCGAGGCTTCCAGGATTCTTTG GGGAATATGCTGGTCTTACTGGTGCTAGGTTGGATGGTGCTGAAATGCTTGCTTGTGGTCTAGCAACTCACTTTGTACCTTCAGAG AGGTTGCCACTTTTAGAACAAGCGCTAGTTAAAGTCAATACGAGTGATCCAGATGTTATTTCGGCCATCATTAGTCGCTTCTCCCACATACCAAAGTTGAAAGATGGAAGTCCTTATCACAA GATGAAGATCATTGATCGCTGTTTCTCTCGAAGAACAGTCGAAGAAATCATATCTGCTCTT GAAAGTGAGGCTTTGAACAAGAATGATGACTGGGTCTCTTCTACCATCCAATCGCTAAAGAAAGCATCCCCTACAAGTCTTAAAATTTCATTGAGATCA ATAAGAGAAGGGAGGCTGCAAGGTGTTGGTAGCTGCCTTATCCGAGAGTATAGGATGGTTTGTCATGTGTTGATGGGAGAATTTAGCAAGGATTTTTTCGAG GGATGCAGAGCTTTACTCATCGACAAGGATAGAAATCCTAAG TGGGAGCCGTCTAGACTGGACCTAATTAGAGATGATGATGTTGACCGTTACTTCTCCAAGATAGAAGATGAAGATTGGGAAGACCTAAAGCTGCCTCCCAGATCAAACTTGCCTCCGTATGCCATTGCaaagctttaa